One genomic window of Deltaproteobacteria bacterium includes the following:
- a CDS encoding pyridoxal phosphate-dependent aminotransferase produces MKVTPHLAARMNDVAAFEAVELFTKARELEAQGRSIIHMEVGEPDFATPQPIIDAGMAALQHGNIHYTPALGTSALREAISGWYASRYHINVPAERIVVAAGGSGALLLVLGVLLSPGNEVLMGDPSYPCNRHFVRTLEGQAKLIATGPQDAYQLTAAMVQQHWSAKTVAAMLASPSNPTGTMIADTEMRTIAGVVHARGGRLIVDEIYHGLTYGFDASTALAISDEIFVLNSFSKYFQMTGWRIGWLVVPKSYVREIEKLAQNLFICPPNLAQHAALAAFRPETLAITEARRAEFQRRRDFLLPALRKIGLEVPVTPVGAFYIYADCSRFTNDTFALAEDLLMKAGVAVTPGRDFGKNASERYMRITYTTSMENLHEGVARIERFLTSQGSK; encoded by the coding sequence ATGAAGGTGACTCCTCATCTTGCTGCCCGCATGAACGATGTTGCCGCGTTTGAAGCGGTCGAATTATTTACCAAAGCGCGTGAATTGGAAGCGCAAGGCCGTTCGATTATTCACATGGAAGTGGGTGAGCCGGATTTCGCCACGCCGCAACCGATTATCGATGCAGGAATGGCTGCATTGCAACACGGGAACATTCACTACACCCCGGCACTTGGAACTTCTGCGCTGCGCGAAGCCATCTCTGGTTGGTACGCATCACGTTATCACATTAACGTTCCTGCTGAACGAATCGTTGTCGCTGCTGGTGGGAGTGGAGCCCTTCTTTTAGTACTCGGTGTCTTACTCTCTCCTGGTAACGAAGTTCTGATGGGTGACCCAAGCTACCCCTGTAATCGCCATTTCGTGCGCACGTTAGAAGGGCAAGCCAAATTGATCGCGACGGGGCCACAAGATGCCTATCAGCTCACCGCCGCAATGGTGCAACAACACTGGTCAGCGAAGACAGTGGCGGCGATGTTGGCGTCTCCATCGAATCCGACCGGAACGATGATCGCTGATACCGAGATGCGTACCATCGCTGGTGTTGTCCATGCGCGAGGTGGTCGTCTCATTGTCGATGAAATTTACCACGGCCTCACCTATGGCTTCGATGCTTCGACAGCGCTCGCTATCTCTGACGAGATTTTCGTCCTCAATAGTTTCTCTAAGTACTTCCAGATGACTGGCTGGCGTATTGGTTGGTTGGTCGTGCCGAAGTCTTATGTGCGAGAGATCGAGAAACTCGCGCAGAATCTGTTCATTTGCCCACCGAATCTTGCCCAGCATGCAGCGCTTGCGGCGTTTCGCCCGGAAACGCTAGCGATTACCGAAGCGCGACGCGCAGAGTTTCAACGCCGCCGAGATTTTCTCCTTCCTGCTTTGAGGAAGATTGGACTAGAGGTTCCCGTCACTCCTGTTGGAGCCTTTTATATTTACGCCGATTGTTCACGTTTCACGAATGATACGTTTGCTTTGGCCGAAGATCTGTTGATGAAAGCTGGAGTCGCAGTCACGCCTGGTCGCGATTTTGGCAAGAACGCCTCTGAACGTTATATGCGCATTACCTACACCACCTCGATGGAGAATCTCCACGAAGGCGTTGCGCGTATCGAGCGGTTTCTCACAAGTCAGGGATCCAAATAG